In the Xiphias gladius isolate SHS-SW01 ecotype Sanya breed wild chromosome 7, ASM1685928v1, whole genome shotgun sequence genome, gtctttaattatgTAGGCCTTGCTTTAGCAACACATCTGGGTCTGAAAATGTGTCGAAAGCTACGCTGATACACTTAATATTTGTGGAGTCAATGTCCCTTTTATGTGGATTACAACCAGAAAAGCAGACATGAATATAAAATTgcttaaataaatattcattggAAATGACAATGCAGAGGTGCAAAAATGCACTGAAGTAACAAAAGCCAGAAACTGTTCCTTTCAGAGTAAATTATGGATACATTAATGCATAAGCAGTATTTACATGTTTAAGTTGGTCCAAATAGTACTAATAACTACATCACACACTGTATAGGTCAATACCTTCTATGAGCttacatgttttgtatgtaaatctTCATTTGCAAAATAACCAGTAACTGCATGTCAGATCGatgtagtggaataaaactATAAAGTCTTAAAAAACTAAAGTTCTCAAAGTTGTACCCAAACACTTCTTGATTAGATGTTCTTACTTTACGTTCCACCTCTGGACGGTGTATTGTATGCTCAACTAACAACTGTCATTAGCACAGGTTGAGAAAAAGCCTCTTCGTCCTCTCTTGTTGTTTCTGTCTTCCTGTATGTAATCGTAGGTGGGAGGAGAGATATGGTCGATTTACATTTTCAGGAGTATAAGATGCAGCTGTCCTACCAGCCGGTGAGAGTAATTCAGATTATAAATAACCTCCTCCACCCATGGGCTGCAGTTCCTCTACAATGCAGCTCATTGTGCACACTGacgagattaaaaaaaaaagctgttagaTGCTTAATAGAGGTGAATGAAAACCTTTGGAACTGCAGGAGACTGTGCGAATGATGGCCCCTGATTTTGTACAGAGGACCAACTTCTGTTTAGCAGATCTAATGCCTTTGCTGGTTATTTCAAGACCTAATCATCATTTGCAGTAGTAAACTATAGTGTGCATCTGCTTTTGCTAtttatgatttaaatgatttccCCGTTTTTCTTTTACAATCTGTTTCATCTTGCGTGACAATTTTGTCATAGATAATTGGTGTTCCAAAAACATCAGCTGAAgacctttttgtgttttttgtggtctTTATGTTTATCACACAGCACAAATGCTCATATGATTGCAGAAACATCTGTTGGGCATGTAATTGCCGAGGTGTATTTCCTGACATATTGTTATTACTTTACCAGCACTAGGCAGGCAGCAATAGGTGTGTTAGCTGTGATATgaatgtttaattatttttggtgTGACAATTGTTTCAAACCAAACTCACAATTGAGTATTAGaacagaggtggaaagtaactaagtacatttactctagCACTCTTTAGGTTCAATTCTGAGAACCTGAagtattgtagttttttaacatgtatatatatataaaacagtgTGTAAGTGTCTACACCCACTACAGCTATGGAAATAATAGTAGAGGCAGTTATTAAAGGATTACTTTGTATATTGTGTAAGTTGGGTTAGAACATAACACTTGTAAAATGtacaatgaataaatattaCCCTGGAAAATATACAAATTATAGCCTAATTAAATTCTATTCATATTTGGACCATTCTGTTAATAACATAATTTTACTTTCTACTTAATGGACACATTAAACCTACCAGTCGAAGCTACTACatatctgtttttcattatgCTTTTATTACCTATGAGATGCACCAGACCAGAATATTTCCTTAATAGTTAAAATAAACGTTTGTACATCAGGAAAATGCTGACTCTTATTTTCTTACATACAGTCTTCCTTATGAAGTGACATTTATCAGAATCAACATGCAGGTCTCATTTGTCCTTGGCCACAGTATATCCTTGCCTTGCACAGCAAAATGATCTGTTtccctgcgtgtgtgtgtgcgtgtgtgtgtgtgtgtgtatgggttgTAGGTAGGTGATGCCACAGGTCTGAAACTACTCCAGGATGCCTCTGTAGCGCATTGTCAGCCCTGGGAAGCTGAGTTACGGTTGAACAGCCAACTTCTGCCCCAAGGTTGTCTGTTCAAACATAACAGCCATTATATAAAATCCATTATATATTCAGGCCCTGAATATATGATGGACTTTTTCTTAAGAGATTTCCTAAACTCCTGAAGCATTGCATATTTTTCAATCTTACCAAATCCTTCCTTTAAAGAACATAAAGCCAGGTTCACTGTTAGCATTCAGATTGATGACATCCTAAATGCTGTGGATGGCCTATACAAGCTTTACTGTCCTTGAAAATAAAGTTTACATTCAAAAATGCCTTtaaacagatataaaaaaacaacctctgtgCACAGAGAAGGATACATATGTTAATGGGAacacattcatcttttttattgAGTAAAAGGCTGAATACAGCTGGTGTTACTGTTTCTCTCAGTATGTACATCCAAAACGGTGCAGCAGATCTTTTTCAGTGCGCCTTCAtgctcctgtctgtctctataGCAACCCGCCTTAGCTACGCAGTCTCCTTTGCTCACCTGTGAGATGCCCCGCTGGGGCTTAATCAACCAGTCAGATGTGATAAGGCATATTAGTTCATCAGCAGTTTAGCCATGTGCCTACGGTGTAAAAAAATGAGTAGAATACTGTTTGAAACAGATATATTACTAAGATTCATCGTATAGGGACAAAATGTTTACACGTTTATTCTGCAATAAATACTgagcattatatatatatatatatatatatatatatataaaaaatatatatatatataaaatatatatatatatataaaattatatatattatatatatatatatatatatatatattatataatatatatatatatatatatgtttctgatgactatatatatatatatatatatatatagagttaagaagaagagaggaaactgTTTTTGTACATTGTCTGTGTGGGCGCAGGAGAGTACAAAGCTGCTGAACTTAAAGGGGTTGTGCGTGGATTACGTATCATGTGTTCTTTTTGCTCATACACAAACCACTCTTTACTAGAATATATttacaactttttctttctacatGTCTGTATCCAGGAGTTTAAAGCTTCCAGTATCAAAACACAGTTACGTTATATGTCGTATGTCATAtttcaatatataatatattttgtgaTATCCAGTTTATATATTCTAtataaaacacagctgaagaTGGCGATAGAGGATAGGTAGCGTTTATGACGTCAggatctgattggctgagatgGTTACATGGAGTCAAAGTCATGGTCGTTGGGCTCGATGACTTCAGGGGTCATGACCCTGCCCATGAAGAGGATGGACCCTGGAaggagaagagacagacagaaagtcaggttgaaacacacacacacacacatatacacagacatgcatTCCAACATTACACATTTATCAAAAGGTAGATATTACTAATGTAAAGCCAACAGACGCAGACATATACATAGTTATGTTTACTTGGCTACTTGATGCATGCATTTGAAGCTTCTGCATAAACATACACAACCACTGAAATactttgcatttacacacacacacgcacacgcgccacacacatacacacacaaacacacacacatacctgtgcttctgtttctgaTGACAAAGAAGAATGGGTGATCAGCCATGACCTGGGGGTACAGCACCAGAGTCCTGGTCAGGGCGATCatacctgagagagagaaagagggagagagagggatcgTTATCATTGTTATAAGCTGACAGAGGGGGGCAGTATTTGTGAACTTGAAGTTGACTTGGCCTTATGAGAGTAGCGTAGAGTAGTGTTCATGATCAGGAAGATTATTGTGAGGAATGAAAGATTCAGTCTACCTGACCCAACGGCTCCCTCAGCCCCCTCCTCAGTCACCTCCAGGTAGGCCTTCTGCACTGCCTTCCCAATGTACAGGTCTTTACCATCTGGaaaatacacatgcaaaaacactcaGATCATCCACTTGCCTTTGGAATATACTGCATATCAGTCAGTCTGAGAGTGAAATGACATTGTTAAGTCTAAATTGTATTTATAGCTTAAAGTACAGAGTATGCCGGTGTAAAGTATACCCACGTATTAGTAAAATCAACTTCCCAAACCAAACTGTGGGGCCACTTTTGAAAAGGGTGAATACTGAACAATAATTTCCCCATTGATTGAAAGCCTTTTAAAATACCCTCTCTTATCTACCTACGTGCCAGAATAGACCATGTCCTCTGATTACACGTTGAGCTGAGGATGTTTTAGCTAGTACAAGATGTGCTGAAGTCCAGTACAGCCTGCAGACTGTATTTGACAATATAAAACCACTGTAGCTCCACCTGATCAGTCAGAAAAAGCTCTGTTGTGTTGGACTGTGTTGTTAATGAACATGATGTTCTCCATAAGGCTAGAGCATCTGAAGCTACTCATATAGTTAATTTTTACATCGCTTACCTTTaccataattttattttatatcttggtttttaaattttagttatATATGTGTAATCTTTCACTGAGATCAGTTTTTTAGCTTTAAAAGGAAATTAGCCTAACATATATAtgtctctctatgtctctggctctatacatatactgtatatctgtctctctctctctggatctATTTTTACTTGATTATGTGACAGCTCTGACCTGCCCACCTGGTGCCAGTTACCTTGGTTACCTTAGAAAGTACCAGAGGCTACTTCAGTTCagccaaaaagaagaaatactgATGATACTTCTCATGCTAAACCATTCGAGGAGTTTATTCCTCTTACCATTTGTGTCTATATTTATGTGCTTTATACAATAATGTATTGGTATGTGTGGTTTTCCATAGGCTGAGTGTTACCTGTCATGGCGGAGAGATCAGCATTATTGGTGAAGATGTTCTTTATTCCCAGCTCCTTCAGAGTGCTCCTAAGGTCAATCTTCTGCTCCACTTTGAACCTGAAAAGTGCAGTTTAAGAAGGTCAATAGTCACATGTTTATGTCGTGTAATTAGctttatgtttattttgcatGCAAATGTAGGCTACAGTGGTTGGAcatctgcctctgtgtgtcGAAGTCACCACTATATAGGAAGATTAACAGTTACACCAACCTTATGTTTTAGGTAAGGTAAGGCAAAAACCAACTGTTTACCATAGCCAGAAATATCCATTTCAGGGTCCATCACTGTGTGttgttaattaaaattttaacattCCTACTATATAAGAGCTAGCCAAATGTAACTTACATAATGTCTTATTAATATATTTCCATTGTAGGTGCAAGTGATTTAACTGCCTAAACAGTCACTCTGTCTTAAATATTTGTGGTTGAGTTGGAGTAAGCTGGAGTtgatgagtgtttgtgttcttgTATTCAAGTATGAATGtctctgtatgtatgtttttgtgtatgcCATCTCTCACCTAGGCAGGTAGACTTCCACCTTCTGCCGTTTAACATTGTTAGCCCACTCCTCCAGCAGCGGCGCTTTGATGATGGGCTCCAGGGAAGCCAGCGGCACCTCCTGTCGAGGCAGAACGATCATCATGGACATGTCCTCTCCTTCATAGGGCATCTCCAATACCTGGTACACACCACCAGCTTCCTGGGAGCCATCACTGAACTCACCTATTAAGGGAGACATATATATAAGCATATTtggtcattgtgtgtgtgtgatatatatacacacacacacacatatatacatatatatatatacacacacacatacacacacatacacacatatacatacacatatacatacatacatacatacatacatagacatgcacatacatatatgcatatacacatacacatgcatatatatacacatatatacacatatatatataaaatggcAGATGCAGACATGGGTAAGAGCTGGTATCTTGTTACAGATACACTACAGATACACTACAGACACTACAAAAGACTAAGAAGTGATATCTTCATAGCCTTGAGGCAGATTGTTAACAAACTCGTACCTTGTATCTAATTAATCAAAACCCTTGGATAAAAATTCTAATCAAAACAAGGCAATAAATATTTACTTGCATTAGGTGAGACAATATTTCTTAGTCAGTATAAGATAATCCTTTTATACTCAAAACAAGTCCAACTAgattttaaatctaaatgtaaGATTATCCTACTTACTAAggtttacatacatacatacatacatacacatatacacatatacatacatacatacacacatatatagcCTTGAGGCAGATCTTTAAATAACTCGTCCCTTGTATCTACTCAAACAAAACCCTTGGATAAAAATTCTAATCAAAACAAGGCAA is a window encoding:
- the serpini1 gene encoding neuroserpin isoform X2 codes for the protein MVELGARGASLEEIRQAVGFSHLLPGVEFSLLQNLTAALSDDDAHYVVRFANSLFLQEGVTFNPEFLHLMKKYFRAEVETVDFSESAAVAEQINSWVENHTESKIRELLSAKDFSSVTRLTLVNAIYFRGSWKNQFRPENTRTFSFSKDDGSEVQTLMMYQQGDFYYGEFSDGSQEAGGVYQVLEMPYEGEDMSMMIVLPRQEVPLASLEPIIKAPLLEEWANNVKRQKVEVYLPRFKVEQKIDLRSTLKELGIKNIFTNNADLSAMTDGKDLYIGKAVQKAYLEVTEEGAEGAVGSGMIALTRTLVLYPQVMADHPFFFVIRNRSTGSILFMGRVMTPEVIEPNDHDFDSM